From one Planktothrix agardhii NIES-204 genomic stretch:
- a CDS encoding putative agmatinase, whose translation MFPLVSKLRGVNSRIKMTATIDFLGSEIVPEYETAKVVILPIPYEATTSYRKGCENGPNALLEASHQLECYDEELDREICFDAGIFTHAPIADTRHGKTVSDAEMLRVTQETLQSLVEQKKFVISIGGEHSITEGVVQGYRQVYQESFTVVQIDAHGDLRHEYQDTIHSHACVMRRIVNMGLPTVQVGIRAICQEEADLIKEKNLTVFRAREMAFNLDWIEQAIASIPTEKVFLTIDVDGIDPSLIPGVGTPEPGGLNWYSTLRFLRRLFQSKDVIGCDVMELAPVVGSVVSEFTVAKLTYKLIGYQTVAKKWIKD comes from the coding sequence ATGTTTCCTCTTGTGTCAAAATTAAGAGGTGTTAATTCCCGAATTAAAATGACTGCTACTATAGACTTTCTGGGTTCGGAAATTGTCCCGGAATATGAAACCGCTAAAGTTGTGATTTTACCGATTCCCTATGAAGCCACAACTAGCTATCGAAAAGGCTGCGAGAACGGCCCGAATGCTTTACTGGAGGCTTCCCATCAGTTAGAATGTTATGATGAAGAACTAGACCGAGAAATCTGTTTTGATGCGGGAATTTTTACCCATGCTCCGATTGCAGATACTCGCCATGGAAAGACAGTTTCAGACGCAGAAATGTTGCGGGTGACCCAAGAAACGCTCCAGTCTTTAGTTGAACAGAAAAAATTTGTGATTTCCATTGGTGGAGAACACAGTATTACCGAAGGAGTGGTACAGGGATATCGTCAAGTATATCAAGAATCCTTTACCGTGGTTCAAATTGATGCCCATGGGGATTTAAGACATGAATATCAGGATACAATTCATAGTCATGCCTGTGTTATGCGTCGAATTGTGAATATGGGATTACCGACAGTTCAAGTGGGAATTAGAGCCATTTGTCAAGAGGAAGCTGATTTAATTAAAGAGAAAAATTTAACGGTTTTTAGGGCTAGAGAAATGGCTTTTAATCTGGATTGGATTGAACAAGCGATCGCCAGTATTCCCACAGAAAAAGTCTTTTTAACCATTGATGTTGATGGCATTGATCCGAGTTTAATTCCTGGGGTGGGAACTCCCGAACCGGGGGGATTAAATTGGTATTCTACCCTAAGATTTTTACGCCGTTTATTTCAATCTAAAGATGTAATTGGGTGTGATGTCATGGAATTAGCTCCCGTGGTTGGTTCAGTGGTTTCTGAATTTACCGTTGCTAAATTAACCTATAAATTAATTGGCTATCAAACTGTAGCAAAGAAATGGATTAAGGATTAA